The genomic stretch GCGGATGTTTCGTTAAATCGATTTTCGGGAGCTATCACGCCGTGGTAGGGTTGCCATTGGTGGAAACTCTTGAATTGTTCACACATTTTTCTGCACGGCGTAAAGAACGAGGAACCCATGACCGCTGAGTTGCTGGTAAACATTACCCCTTCAGAGACGCGTGTCGCTTATATCGACGGCGGTATTTTGCAGGAAATCCATATCGAGCGGGAAGCCCGGCGTGGAATTGTCGGCAATATCTACAAAGGCCGGGTCAGCCGTGTGCTGCCGGGCATGCAGGCGGCGTTCGTCGATATCGGGCTGGATAAAGCGGCGTTTCTGCACGCGTCCGATATCATGCCGCATACCGAGTGCGTGGCTGGCGACGAGCAGAAAAATTTCCATGTGCGCGACATCGCCGAACTGGTGCGTCAGGGGCAGGACCTGATGGTCCAGGTGGTGAAAGACCCGCTCGGCACCAAGGGCGCGCGCCTGACTACCGATATTACGCTGCCGTCGCGTTATCTGGTGTTCATGCCGGGCGCGTCGCACGTCGGGGTATCTCAGCGTATTGAAAGCGAAGCCGAGCGCGAGCGCCTGAAAAAGACGGTGGCCGATTACTGCGACGAGCAGGGCGGCTTTATCATCCGTACCGCCGCCGAGGGCGTGGGCGAAGAAGAGCTGGCGCAAGATGCCGCCTTTCTCAAGCGCTTGTGGACCAAGGTGATGGAACGCAAAAAGCGCAACCAGACCAAATGCAAACTGTATGGCGAGCTGGCGCTGGCCCATCGCATCCTGCGTGATTTCGCCGGCGCGTCGCTGGATCGCATCCGTGTTGATTCAAAGCTGACCTACGACTCGCTGCTGGAATTCACCGCCGAATACATCCCGGAAATGACCAGCAAGCTGGAGCATTACAGCGGCAAACAGCCGATTTTCGACCTGTACGACGTGGAAAACGAGATTCAGCGGGCGCTGGATCGCAAGGTAGAACTGAAATCCGGCGGCTACCTGATTATCGACCAGACGGAAGCGATGACCACCATCGACATCAACACCGGCGCGTTTGTCGGTCACCGCAATCTGGACGAAACCATTTTCAATACCAATATCGAAGCGACGCAGGCGATTGCCCGTCAGCTGCGGCTGCGTAATCTGGGCGGGATCATCATCATCGATTTCATCGACATGGGGAATGAGGATCACCGCCGTCGCGTGCTGCATTCGCTGGAGCAGGCGCTAAGCAAGGATCGGGTCAAAACCGGCATCAGCGGCTTCTCTCAATTGGGACTGGTGGAGATGACGCGCAAGCGCACCCGTGAGAGCATAGAACATGTGTTGTGTAGCGAGTGTCCTACCTGTCACGGCCGCGGGTCGGTAAAAACCGTGGAAACCGTGTGCTATGAAATCATGCGCGAAATCGTGCGTGTACACCATGCTTATGATTCCGACCGCTTCCTGGTTTACGCCTCGCCGGCGGTGGGCGAAGCATTGAAAAGCGACGAGTCGCATGCACTGGCGGAAGTGGAGATTTTCGTCGGCAAACAGGTCAAGGTTCAGATCGAACCCCTGTACAGCCAGGAACAGTTTGATGTGGTCATGATGTAAGGCCATGCCGCCCGCCGCCAAGACCGGCTGGCGGGTTTTTCTCTGTTAAGGTTTTCGCTCGTCGCCGGTGACGAACAACGAGGAGACATGTGTGAGGCGACTGGCCGGCATAAAACGATTGCCCGGAATAGCAGCAGCCACGGGGGCCATTCTGATTGTACTGGTCGCGCTGCTGGTCAGCGGCCTGAGAATGGTGCTGCCGACGCTGGATACTTTCCGGCCACAGGTCGTGGCCTGGGCGCAGTCCGTCACCGGTTTGCCGATGGAGGTGGAGAGCCTCAGCGGCAGTTGGGAAACCTTCGGCCCCACGCTGGATATCACTAATCTACGTATTCATCATCCGGATGCCGAGTGGCAATCGGAACGCATTTCGGTAGCGCTGGATGTCTGGCAGTCGCTGCTGCATCTGAAGTGGAAATTCCGCGATCTCACGTTTTATCACCTGCAAGTAGACATCAAAACGCCGATCGATCCCGATCGACAGCGCGCCCGCACCTGGGAACCGGATCAACTTGGCTCGCTGTTCCTGCGACAGTTCGATCATTTCGATCTGCGCAATAGCCGCATTCGTTTCCTGACCCCGGCGGGTACCCAGGCCGAACTGCAAATTCCCCAACTGACCTGGCTGAACGGTAAAAACCGGCACCGGGCGGAAGGGCAAATTAGCCTGTCCAGCCTTAACGGCCCGCACGGCATGGTGCAGCTGCGCATGGATTTGCGCGACGAGCAGGGCTGGCTGAATAACGGCGTGGTCTATCTGCAGGCCGACAACATCGACATGAAACCGTGGCTGGGCCGCTGGATTCGCAACAACACCGGGCTGGAGAGCGCCAATTTCAGCCTCGCCGCCTGGTTGCAGGTGCGGGAAGGCGACATATACGGCGGCGATCTGTTGCTCAGTCAGGGCGATGCCAGCTGGCGCGACGGCACCACGCTGCACCGGCTGGGCATTAACGGCATGACGCTGCACGCCAGCCGCTACCAGAACGGCTGGCAGTTGGATGTGCCGGCGCTGAACCTGTCCACCGATGGCGTCGACTGGCCGAAAGGGCAACTGTCCGCCCTGTGGCTGCCGTCGGATACGCAGTTGCTGGGGCCGGACCGCCCGGCCGAGTTACGCATCCGCGGTCGTCATCTGGCGCTGGATCGTCTGGGGCCGTTGCTGCCGCTGTTAAGCACCACCACGCCGGAACTGAAAACCCGCTGGCAGGCACTGCAACCGGAGGGACAACTGACCACGCTGGCGCTGGATATCCCCTTGCAGCAACCCGAACAGACCCGCTTTCAGGCGAGCTGGCAGGATGTCGGCTGGAAAAACTGGCGACTGCTGCCGGGTGCCAATCATGTTTCCGGCGAGGCGGCAGGCAGTCTGGCGCGCGGGCGGGTGCGGGTGAATCTGGCGCAGAGTACCTTGCCGTATCAGGACATGTTCCGCGCACCGCTGGATATCCGGCAGGCGGACGCCACGCTGGACTGGCGCAACGATCCTCAGGGCTGGGAGCTGTGGGGACAAGGGCTGGATGTTCGCTCCCGTTCGTTGTGGGCCAACGGTGATTTCCGCTATCGCCATCCCGCGCAGGGAGAACCACGGCTGGATATTCTGGCCGGGATTCGGCTCGGCGATGCCGCCGATGCCTGGCGCTATTATCCCGAGCCGTTTATGGGCAAGGATCTGGTGAATTACCTGACCGGCGCCATCAAATCGGGTCAGGTGGATAACGCCACGCTGGTGTTCGCCGGCAATCCGGCGCAGTTCCCGTTCGAGCATCAGGAAGGGCAATTCCAGGTCTGGGTGCCGCTGGAAAAATCGCGTTTCGAGTTCCAGCCCGGCTGGCCCGCGCTGGACAATCTGAATATTACCCTGAATTTCCTTAACAACGGCCTGTGGATGTCGGCGCCGCATGTGATGCTGGGCGAGGCCGAAGGGCGCAACATCAATGCGGTGATCCCGGACTACAGCAAGGAAAAGCTGCTGATTGACGGCGACATCAGCGGAAGCGGTAAGAAAGTGAGCGATTACTTCGCGCAGACGCCGATGAAACCCACGCTGGGCAGCGCGCTGACGCAGCTCCAGATTGGCGGAGACGTGCAGGGCAACCTGCATCTCGACATCCCGCTCAATGGCGGGCTGGTGAAGGCCAGCGGCGACGTAGCGCTCAACAATAACCATCTGTTTATCAAGCCGCTGGACGTGTCGCTCCAGTCGGTCAGCGGGACGTTCCATTACGATAACGGCAACCTCTCCAGCCAGACGCTACAGGCGCGCTGGCTCGAACAACCGCTGACCTTCAACTTTTCGACTCAGGAACAGGAAAAGGCGTTTCTGGTCAATGTCGGATTGCAGGGAAGCTGGGCGGTGTCCCGTTTGCCGGGGCTGCCCAAACCGGTAACGACGGCGCTGAATGGCAATGCCGGCTGGCAGAGCGCGGTACAGGTAACGCTGCCGCATCAGGGGCCATCCAGTTATGACGTGACGGTTCAGGGCGATCTTAAGGAAGTGAGCAGTCGCTTACCTTCTCCGCTGAATAAAGCCGGAGGAACGGCGCTGGGGCTGCAGGTCAGTGCCAAAGGGGACGTTCGCGGTTTCTCGCTCACCGGTTCATTGGGAAAAAACCAGTCTTTCAACAGTCAGTGGCTGCTTAAAGATAACCAAGTCATGCTGACGCGAGCCGCCTGGCA from Dickeya fangzhongdai encodes the following:
- the rng gene encoding ribonuclease G — its product is MTAELLVNITPSETRVAYIDGGILQEIHIEREARRGIVGNIYKGRVSRVLPGMQAAFVDIGLDKAAFLHASDIMPHTECVAGDEQKNFHVRDIAELVRQGQDLMVQVVKDPLGTKGARLTTDITLPSRYLVFMPGASHVGVSQRIESEAERERLKKTVADYCDEQGGFIIRTAAEGVGEEELAQDAAFLKRLWTKVMERKKRNQTKCKLYGELALAHRILRDFAGASLDRIRVDSKLTYDSLLEFTAEYIPEMTSKLEHYSGKQPIFDLYDVENEIQRALDRKVELKSGGYLIIDQTEAMTTIDINTGAFVGHRNLDETIFNTNIEATQAIARQLRLRNLGGIIIIDFIDMGNEDHRRRVLHSLEQALSKDRVKTGISGFSQLGLVEMTRKRTRESIEHVLCSECPTCHGRGSVKTVETVCYEIMREIVRVHHAYDSDRFLVYASPAVGEALKSDESHALAEVEIFVGKQVKVQIEPLYSQEQFDVVMM
- the yhdP gene encoding AsmA2 domain-containing protein YhdP translates to MKRLPGIAAATGAILIVLVALLVSGLRMVLPTLDTFRPQVVAWAQSVTGLPMEVESLSGSWETFGPTLDITNLRIHHPDAEWQSERISVALDVWQSLLHLKWKFRDLTFYHLQVDIKTPIDPDRQRARTWEPDQLGSLFLRQFDHFDLRNSRIRFLTPAGTQAELQIPQLTWLNGKNRHRAEGQISLSSLNGPHGMVQLRMDLRDEQGWLNNGVVYLQADNIDMKPWLGRWIRNNTGLESANFSLAAWLQVREGDIYGGDLLLSQGDASWRDGTTLHRLGINGMTLHASRYQNGWQLDVPALNLSTDGVDWPKGQLSALWLPSDTQLLGPDRPAELRIRGRHLALDRLGPLLPLLSTTTPELKTRWQALQPEGQLTTLALDIPLQQPEQTRFQASWQDVGWKNWRLLPGANHVSGEAAGSLARGRVRVNLAQSTLPYQDMFRAPLDIRQADATLDWRNDPQGWELWGQGLDVRSRSLWANGDFRYRHPAQGEPRLDILAGIRLGDAADAWRYYPEPFMGKDLVNYLTGAIKSGQVDNATLVFAGNPAQFPFEHQEGQFQVWVPLEKSRFEFQPGWPALDNLNITLNFLNNGLWMSAPHVMLGEAEGRNINAVIPDYSKEKLLIDGDISGSGKKVSDYFAQTPMKPTLGSALTQLQIGGDVQGNLHLDIPLNGGLVKASGDVALNNNHLFIKPLDVSLQSVSGTFHYDNGNLSSQTLQARWLEQPLTFNFSTQEQEKAFLVNVGLQGSWAVSRLPGLPKPVTTALNGNAGWQSAVQVTLPHQGPSSYDVTVQGDLKEVSSRLPSPLNKAGGTALGLQVSAKGDVRGFSLTGSLGKNQSFNSQWLLKDNQVMLTRAAWQEGVKPPPLPDDSSLTLALPPLDGERWLALLPGVRNAVTAQAGASRFQWPERVTLTTPELKILGQQWHDLMFTSRSQNGGSEITAAGREIDGRLLIPASGLWRGDVRYLYYNPQWQGDDATNPAALAEKKSPLNDPSIRFEDWPALQFECRECWLMGQNVGQMKGTLQPEPNKLVLANGLVDNGKARLTLDGSWQESGEGTRTAIKGQLSGGSLSDNADWLGLATPLRAGAFKIDYDLYWHGSPWAPHIPSLSGILKTDIGKGEIVNVGTGQAGQLLRLVSFDALLRKLQFDFSDTFGKGFYFDSVRSTAWIKDGVLHTDNLLVDGLEADIAMKGDIDLVKRELSMEAVVAPEISATVGVATAFAVNPVIGAAVFAASKVLAPLWSKISLIRYHISGSVDQPKIQEVVREPQKAKAAEAAGQ